In a single window of the Burkholderia contaminans genome:
- a CDS encoding efflux RND transporter periplasmic adaptor subunit, with protein MVRRRLALLAVASALPLALAACSGKAPSDPRTEAPLVRTAIVQAAAPASRSFTGTVAARVQSDLGFRVSGKVLARLVDTGQTVRRGQPLMRIDPVDLKLAARARDEAVAAARARALQTAEDEARYRDLRGTGAISASAYDQVKAAADAAKAQLSAAEADAGVARNATGYAELVADGDGVVMETLAEPGQVVSAGQPVVRLAHAGSREAVIQLPETLRPAVGSVAQAELFGKPGSSVPATLRQLSDTADARTRTFEARYVLQGPLAAAPLGATVTIRIPDDARAAPQAGLQVPIGALLDGGKGPGVWVVAGEPAKVGWRAVTVEHLDDDSARVSGALKQGDRVVALGAQLLHDGEAVRVSAPAATLASEGGRP; from the coding sequence ATGGTCCGGCGTCGCCTCGCTCTCCTCGCAGTCGCTTCCGCACTGCCCCTCGCGCTAGCCGCCTGCAGCGGAAAAGCGCCGTCCGATCCGCGCACGGAGGCACCGCTCGTGCGTACCGCCATCGTCCAGGCAGCCGCGCCCGCGTCCCGTTCGTTTACCGGCACCGTCGCCGCCCGCGTGCAGAGCGACCTCGGCTTCCGCGTGTCCGGCAAGGTGCTGGCGCGGCTCGTCGATACCGGGCAAACCGTCCGGCGCGGCCAGCCGCTGATGCGGATCGATCCCGTCGACCTGAAGCTCGCGGCGCGCGCACGCGACGAAGCCGTGGCCGCGGCACGGGCCCGCGCACTGCAGACCGCCGAGGACGAAGCGCGCTACCGCGATCTGCGCGGCACCGGCGCGATATCGGCATCGGCCTATGACCAGGTCAAGGCGGCGGCCGATGCCGCGAAAGCCCAGTTGAGCGCGGCCGAGGCCGACGCCGGCGTCGCGCGCAATGCGACCGGCTATGCGGAACTCGTCGCGGACGGCGACGGCGTCGTAATGGAAACGCTCGCCGAGCCCGGTCAGGTCGTCAGCGCCGGCCAGCCGGTGGTGCGGCTCGCGCACGCCGGGAGCCGGGAAGCCGTGATCCAGTTGCCGGAAACGCTGCGCCCGGCGGTCGGGTCCGTCGCGCAGGCCGAGCTGTTCGGCAAGCCGGGCTCGAGTGTCCCCGCCACGCTGCGCCAGCTCTCCGATACCGCCGATGCGCGAACGCGCACGTTCGAAGCGCGCTACGTGCTGCAAGGCCCGCTGGCCGCCGCGCCGCTGGGCGCGACCGTCACGATCCGCATACCGGACGACGCACGCGCGGCGCCGCAAGCCGGCCTGCAGGTGCCGATCGGCGCGCTGCTGGACGGGGGCAAAGGGCCCGGCGTATGGGTCGTCGCAGGCGAGCCCGCCAAGGTGGGGTGGCGGGCGGTCACGGTCGAGCATCTGGACGACGACAGTGCACGCGTGTCCGGCGCGCTCAAGCAGGGCGACCGGGTCGTCGCGCTCGGCGCGCAGTTGCTGCATGACGGCGAAGCGGTCCGCGTGTCGGCACCGGCCGCTACGCTCGCGAGCGAAGGAGGACGGCCGTGA
- a CDS encoding LysR family transcriptional regulator: MDPSLLPSLAWFAHVAHHRSFTKAAAEMGVSRANLSQNVKALERRLNVKLLYRTTRDMSLTEEGQRLYEVWYPALVAVERTVDALHEERDEPSGLIRMNTSRVAAKTLIEPHFEEFSTRFPRLGLELVMDDGLANIVADGCDVGIRIGESLAQHMVAVPITPNLEMAVVGTPAYFKRYGKPVTPTDLAQHNCLRFRQVSGAIHPWEFTSPEESGHSFMVEPRGSITTNDDDGMIRAALQGVGLIQHIDIAVQQHLDSGALVRVLHSWCKPFAGFYVYAPTRAQMPAKVRALIDFLVEKREAIVASLAR; the protein is encoded by the coding sequence ATGGATCCCTCACTGCTTCCGTCTCTCGCGTGGTTCGCCCACGTCGCACATCATCGTAGCTTCACGAAAGCGGCTGCGGAAATGGGCGTTTCTCGAGCAAACCTGTCGCAGAACGTGAAGGCGCTCGAACGCCGGTTGAACGTCAAGCTGCTGTATCGAACGACTCGCGACATGTCGCTGACCGAGGAGGGGCAGCGGCTCTACGAGGTGTGGTATCCCGCGCTGGTCGCGGTCGAGCGGACGGTCGACGCGCTGCACGAGGAGCGCGACGAGCCGTCGGGGTTGATTCGTATGAATACTTCGCGTGTCGCGGCGAAGACGCTGATCGAGCCACACTTCGAGGAGTTCAGCACCCGCTTTCCGAGACTGGGTCTCGAGTTGGTGATGGATGACGGTCTAGCCAACATCGTCGCCGACGGGTGCGACGTTGGAATCCGAATCGGTGAGAGCCTCGCTCAACACATGGTTGCCGTGCCGATAACGCCGAATCTGGAGATGGCAGTGGTCGGCACGCCGGCCTACTTCAAGCGCTACGGCAAGCCGGTGACGCCGACCGATCTGGCGCAGCACAATTGCTTGCGCTTCCGGCAAGTGAGTGGGGCAATTCATCCCTGGGAATTTACGTCGCCGGAAGAGTCGGGCCACAGTTTCATGGTGGAGCCGCGGGGCAGCATCACGACCAACGATGACGACGGCATGATCCGTGCGGCGTTACAGGGCGTCGGGCTCATCCAGCACATCGACATTGCCGTGCAGCAGCATTTGGACTCGGGGGCGCTGGTGCGTGTGTTGCACTCGTGGTGCAAGCCTTTTGCGGGCTTCTATGTGTACGCACCGACCCGCGCACAGATGCCGGCCAAGGTAAGGGCGCTCATCGATTTCCTGGTGGAGAAGCGCGAGGCGATTGTTGCCTCCCTCGCCAGATAG
- a CDS encoding SDR family oxidoreductase, with protein sequence MTKVLILGASGQIARWVVRMLGEKKDVKQTLLIRDPKKLAGNEPANASVVIGDVLDKKLLPRIMEGQDIVYANLAGDVDTQTEHILAAMKAKNVKRLIFINSLGIYDEVPGEFGEWNRREIGQYLPPYRKSADLIEASDSEYTILRAAWLQDNDEVAYEVTARNEPFKGTEVSRKSVAALVTELVEHPDKLMRGNVGVNKPGTDGVKPAFV encoded by the coding sequence ATGACCAAGGTATTGATCCTCGGCGCCAGCGGACAGATCGCGCGCTGGGTCGTACGGATGCTGGGCGAGAAAAAGGACGTCAAACAGACTCTCCTCATCCGCGATCCCAAAAAACTGGCCGGCAACGAGCCCGCCAACGCGAGCGTCGTAATCGGCGACGTACTGGACAAGAAACTCCTGCCACGGATCATGGAAGGGCAAGATATCGTCTATGCCAACCTGGCCGGCGACGTGGACACCCAGACCGAACATATCCTGGCCGCCATGAAGGCCAAGAACGTCAAACGGCTGATCTTCATCAACTCGCTCGGCATCTACGATGAAGTACCGGGCGAATTCGGCGAGTGGAACCGTCGGGAGATCGGGCAGTATCTGCCGCCCTATCGCAAGTCTGCCGATCTGATCGAAGCGTCCGACTCGGAATACACGATCCTCCGCGCGGCCTGGCTTCAGGACAACGATGAAGTGGCCTATGAGGTCACGGCACGGAACGAACCGTTCAAGGGAACCGAGGTTTCGCGCAAAAGCGTCGCTGCATTGGTCACCGAGCTCGTCGAACATCCCGACAAGCTGATGCGCGGCAACGTGGGGGTCAACAAACCGGGAACCGACGGCGTCAAACCAGCGTTCGTCTGA
- a CDS encoding efflux RND transporter permease subunit, with product MSERRFNLSALAVRERAITLFLICLISLAGLVSFFKLGRAEDPAFTVKVMTIVTAWPGATAQEMHDQVTEKIEKRMQELRWYDRSETYTRPGLAFTTLTLLDSTPPSEVQEQFYQARKKIGDVSNDLPAGVIGPLVNDEYADVTFALFALKAKGEPQRLLVRDAEAQRQRLLHVPGVKKVDIIGEQAERIYVQLSHDRLATLGVSPQDVFAALNGQNLLTPAGSVETRGPEIFIRVDGAFDTLQKIRDTPIVSQGRTLKLSDIATVERGYEDPSTFLIHNNGEPALLLGVVMRDGWNGLELGRALDREVGAINAALPLGMSLTKVTDQSVNISSAVDEFMVKFFAALLVVMLVSFVSMGWRVGLVVAAAVPLTLAIVFVVMAATGKNFDRITLGSLILALGLLVDDAIIAIEMMVVKMEEGYDRVAASAYAWSHTAAPMLAGTLVTAVGFMPNGFARSTAGEYTSNMFWIVGIALIASWVVAVAFTPYLGVKMLPNLRKFEGGHDAIYDTPRYNRFRQLLTRVIARKWLVAGSVVALFVLAILGMAIVKKQFFPISDRPEVLIEVQMPYGTSITQTSAATQKVEAWLAKQKEARIVTAYVGQGAPRFYLAMGPELPDPSFAKIVIRTDSQDEREALKARLRRAIADGLAPEAQVRVTQLVFGPYSPFPVAYRITGPDPDKLRGIATDVERVMHGSPMMRTVNADWGTRAPTLHFTLQQDRLQAVGLTSSAVAQQLQFLLTGVPVTAVREDIRTVQVIARSGGDTRLDPARLDDFTLAGANGQRIPLSQVGKVDVRMEEPIMRWRDRVPTLTVRGDIADGLQPPDVSAAITKQLQPIVAALPSGYRIEEAGSIEESGKATKAMLPLFPIMLAVTLVIIIFQVRSISAMVMVFMTSPLGLIGVVPTLILFGQPFGINALVGLIALSGILMRNTLILIGQIHQNEHAGLDPFHAVVEATVQRARPVILTAMAAVLAFIPLTHSVFWGTLAYTLIGGTFAGTVLTLVFLPAMYAIWFRIRPGHSTAARHGGHEPAAPAEPALQPALDARD from the coding sequence GTGAGCGAACGCCGCTTCAACCTGTCGGCGCTCGCGGTGCGCGAGCGTGCGATCACGCTGTTCCTGATCTGCCTGATTTCGCTCGCGGGGCTCGTGTCGTTCTTCAAGCTCGGCCGCGCGGAGGATCCGGCCTTCACCGTCAAGGTGATGACCATCGTCACCGCATGGCCGGGCGCGACTGCGCAGGAAATGCACGATCAGGTGACCGAAAAGATCGAGAAGCGCATGCAGGAGTTGCGCTGGTACGACCGCAGCGAAACCTACACGCGCCCCGGCCTCGCGTTCACGACGCTGACGCTGCTCGACAGCACGCCGCCGTCCGAAGTGCAGGAGCAGTTCTATCAGGCGCGCAAGAAGATCGGCGACGTATCGAACGATCTGCCGGCCGGCGTGATCGGCCCGCTGGTCAACGACGAATACGCGGACGTCACGTTCGCGCTGTTCGCGCTGAAGGCCAAGGGCGAACCGCAGCGCCTGCTGGTGCGCGATGCGGAGGCACAGCGCCAGCGGCTGCTGCACGTGCCGGGCGTGAAGAAGGTCGACATCATCGGCGAGCAGGCGGAGCGCATCTACGTGCAGCTGTCGCACGACCGGCTCGCGACGCTCGGCGTGAGCCCGCAGGACGTGTTCGCCGCGCTCAACGGCCAGAACCTGCTGACGCCGGCCGGCTCCGTCGAGACGCGCGGGCCGGAGATCTTCATTCGTGTGGACGGCGCGTTCGACACGCTGCAGAAGATTCGCGACACGCCGATCGTCTCGCAGGGCCGCACGCTGAAACTGTCCGACATCGCGACCGTCGAGCGCGGCTACGAAGATCCGTCCACGTTCCTGATCCACAACAACGGCGAACCCGCGCTGCTGCTCGGGGTCGTGATGCGCGACGGCTGGAACGGGCTCGAGCTCGGCCGCGCGCTGGACCGCGAAGTCGGCGCGATCAACGCGGCGCTGCCGCTCGGCATGAGCCTGACCAAGGTCACCGACCAGTCGGTGAACATCAGCTCGGCCGTCGACGAGTTCATGGTGAAGTTCTTCGCCGCGCTGCTCGTCGTGATGCTCGTGAGCTTCGTCAGCATGGGCTGGCGCGTGGGGCTCGTCGTCGCCGCGGCCGTGCCGCTGACGCTGGCGATCGTGTTCGTCGTGATGGCCGCGACCGGCAAGAACTTCGACCGCATCACGCTCGGCTCGCTGATCCTCGCGCTCGGGCTGCTGGTCGACGACGCGATCATCGCGATCGAGATGATGGTCGTGAAGATGGAGGAAGGCTACGACCGCGTGGCTGCTTCAGCCTACGCGTGGAGCCATACGGCCGCGCCGATGCTGGCCGGCACGCTGGTCACCGCGGTCGGCTTCATGCCGAACGGCTTCGCGCGCTCCACCGCCGGCGAATACACGAGCAACATGTTCTGGATCGTCGGAATCGCGCTGATCGCATCGTGGGTCGTCGCCGTCGCGTTCACGCCGTACCTCGGCGTGAAGATGCTGCCGAACCTCAGGAAATTCGAAGGCGGCCACGATGCGATCTACGACACGCCCCGCTACAACCGCTTCCGGCAACTGCTGACGCGCGTGATCGCCCGCAAATGGCTCGTCGCCGGTTCGGTCGTCGCCCTCTTCGTGCTCGCGATTCTCGGCATGGCGATCGTGAAGAAGCAGTTTTTCCCGATCTCCGATCGCCCCGAGGTACTGATCGAGGTGCAGATGCCGTACGGCACGTCGATTACGCAAACGAGCGCCGCCACGCAGAAGGTCGAGGCGTGGCTCGCGAAGCAGAAGGAAGCGAGGATCGTCACCGCGTACGTCGGCCAGGGCGCGCCGCGCTTCTATCTCGCGATGGGGCCGGAGCTGCCCGATCCGTCGTTCGCGAAGATCGTGATCCGCACGGACAGCCAGGACGAGCGCGAAGCGCTGAAGGCGCGGCTGCGGCGCGCCATCGCCGACGGCCTCGCGCCCGAAGCGCAAGTGCGCGTGACGCAGCTCGTGTTCGGCCCTTATTCGCCGTTCCCGGTGGCCTACCGGATCACGGGCCCCGATCCGGACAAGCTGCGCGGTATCGCAACCGACGTCGAGCGTGTGATGCACGGCAGCCCGATGATGCGCACGGTCAATGCCGACTGGGGCACGCGCGCGCCGACGCTGCACTTTACGTTGCAGCAGGACCGCCTGCAGGCAGTCGGGTTGACGTCCAGCGCGGTCGCGCAGCAACTGCAGTTCCTGCTGACCGGGGTGCCCGTCACCGCGGTACGCGAGGATATCCGGACCGTACAGGTGATCGCGCGCTCGGGCGGCGATACGCGGCTCGACCCGGCGCGGCTCGACGACTTCACGCTCGCCGGCGCGAACGGGCAGCGCATCCCGCTGTCGCAGGTCGGCAAGGTCGACGTGCGGATGGAAGAGCCGATCATGCGCTGGCGCGATCGCGTGCCGACGCTCACGGTGCGCGGCGACATCGCCGACGGCCTGCAGCCGCCGGACGTGTCGGCCGCGATCACGAAGCAGCTTCAGCCGATCGTCGCCGCGCTGCCGAGCGGCTATCGAATCGAGGAAGCCGGCTCCATCGAGGAATCCGGCAAGGCCACGAAGGCGATGCTGCCGCTCTTCCCGATCATGCTGGCGGTCACGCTCGTGATCATCATCTTCCAGGTGCGCTCGATCTCCGCGATGGTGATGGTGTTCATGACGAGCCCGCTCGGCTTGATCGGCGTGGTGCCGACGCTGATCCTGTTCGGGCAGCCGTTCGGCATCAATGCGCTGGTCGGCCTCATCGCGCTGTCGGGGATCCTGATGCGCAACACGCTGATCCTGATCGGCCAGATCCACCAGAACGAACACGCGGGACTCGATCCGTTCCACGCGGTCGTCGAAGCGACCGTGCAGCGGGCGCGCCCGGTGATTCTTACCGCGATGGCGGCCGTGCTCGCGTTCATTCCGCTCACGCATTCGGTGTTCTGGGGCACGCTCGCGTACACGCTGATCGGCGGCACGTTCGCCGGGACGGTCCTCACGCTCGTGTTCCTGCCCGCGATGTATGCGATCTGGTTCAGGATCCGGCCCGGCCATTCCACCGCCGCGCGCCACGGCGGCCATGAACCGGCAGCGCCGGCCGAGCCCGCGCTTCAGCCCGCGCTGGATGCGCGCGATTGA
- a CDS encoding NRAMP family divalent metal transporter codes for MGEKQVLEQQDADDAQPGKSWLRRLGPGLTTGAADDDPSGIGTYSQAGAQFGFNLLWTLLLTYPLMTAIQLVSARIGRVTGKGLASNIRACYPIWLLYGAVALLAIANVINIAADLSAMGAAVDLLLPGPQQLYVVVLGVFSVVLQVLVPYERYARLLKWTAMVLFAYVIVALILPIPWSEVARATIWPHIQLSPTYLTTVVAVLGTTISPYLFFWQASQEVEELHAAPRDHPLRRAPFQAPVQLRRISFDTWFGMGVSNVIAFFIVLTAAATLHAHHIVVKTSADAARALEPLAGHFAYVLFALGIIGTGLLALPVLAGSTAYAMAGTFKWRNSLALRATVAGEFYAVIAAAVAIGLVMTFVHFDPIRALYWSAVINGITAVPIMVVMMLMAQSRRVMGEFAIRGPLAWGGWLATLAMALAAAGMLLPG; via the coding sequence ATGGGCGAGAAACAGGTGTTGGAACAACAGGACGCGGACGATGCGCAGCCCGGTAAAAGCTGGCTACGCCGCCTCGGTCCGGGGTTGACGACCGGGGCGGCTGATGACGACCCATCCGGCATCGGAACGTATTCGCAGGCGGGCGCCCAGTTCGGCTTCAATCTGCTCTGGACCCTGCTGCTGACCTACCCGCTCATGACGGCGATCCAGCTGGTGAGTGCACGTATCGGGCGCGTCACCGGGAAGGGCCTGGCGTCGAACATTCGAGCCTGCTATCCGATCTGGCTGCTTTATGGCGCCGTCGCGCTCCTTGCGATCGCCAACGTGATCAATATCGCGGCGGACCTTTCAGCGATGGGGGCAGCGGTCGACCTGCTCTTGCCCGGACCGCAACAACTCTATGTGGTGGTACTCGGCGTCTTTTCGGTCGTGCTTCAGGTATTGGTTCCGTACGAACGATACGCCCGGCTGCTCAAATGGACCGCGATGGTCCTGTTCGCTTATGTGATAGTGGCGCTGATTCTCCCTATCCCCTGGTCCGAAGTTGCTCGCGCGACGATTTGGCCGCATATCCAGTTGAGCCCGACCTATCTGACCACCGTGGTCGCCGTGCTCGGCACGACTATCAGCCCGTATCTGTTTTTCTGGCAGGCCTCCCAGGAAGTCGAGGAGTTGCACGCGGCGCCGCGTGATCATCCATTGCGCCGCGCCCCCTTTCAGGCGCCAGTTCAACTACGCCGGATCAGTTTCGATACCTGGTTCGGCATGGGCGTATCGAACGTAATCGCGTTCTTCATCGTGCTGACCGCTGCCGCGACCCTCCATGCGCATCACATCGTCGTCAAGACATCGGCCGACGCGGCGCGTGCACTCGAACCGTTGGCGGGCCACTTCGCCTACGTCCTGTTCGCACTCGGCATCATCGGCACCGGCTTGCTGGCGCTTCCGGTGCTGGCCGGCTCGACCGCCTATGCGATGGCGGGGACCTTCAAATGGAGAAACAGTCTCGCGTTACGCGCGACGGTCGCGGGAGAGTTCTATGCGGTCATCGCTGCCGCGGTCGCGATTGGACTGGTCATGACGTTCGTTCATTTCGACCCGATTCGAGCGCTCTACTGGAGCGCCGTCATCAATGGGATCACGGCAGTGCCCATCATGGTGGTGATGATGCTGATGGCGCAGAGCCGGCGCGTGATGGGCGAGTTCGCAATCAGAGGACCGCTTGCGTGGGGAGGGTGGCTCGCGACGCTCGCCATGGCGCTCGCGGCGGCCGGAATGCTGCTGCCGGGATGA
- a CDS encoding alpha/beta hydrolase, translating to MKSVKIKNVYWDIAADIHFPPNFDEGKKYPAIISAHPIGSCKEQTSGNVYGEALAKEGFVVIAFDASFQGASGGEPRFTEDPTLRVEDFRVVCDYLVTLPYVDEERIGVLGICGGGGYSINAAMTERRIKAVGTVTGANYGRLMREGFSGFDPIGALEAMAKQRTAEARGAALRVDDLLPPSPEAAKEAGIKEIDVLGATEYYRSDRGRAPNGLNRALFSHQAVAIGWDAFHLCETLLTQPLMVVVGDQVGAFGAYRDGCEIIGRAASKKKELVVVEGWSHYDLYDKPEPVGQALAKLIPFYKENL from the coding sequence ATGAAAAGCGTCAAGATCAAGAATGTGTATTGGGATATCGCAGCCGACATCCACTTCCCGCCGAACTTCGACGAAGGCAAGAAATATCCCGCCATCATCAGCGCGCATCCGATCGGCAGCTGCAAGGAGCAAACATCGGGGAACGTGTATGGCGAGGCGCTGGCCAAGGAAGGTTTCGTCGTCATCGCCTTCGACGCCAGCTTCCAGGGTGCCAGCGGCGGCGAACCACGTTTTACCGAAGACCCGACACTGCGCGTCGAGGATTTCCGCGTGGTCTGCGACTACCTCGTAACGCTCCCCTATGTGGATGAAGAACGCATTGGCGTGCTGGGCATTTGCGGCGGCGGTGGCTACTCGATCAATGCAGCGATGACCGAGCGCCGCATCAAGGCGGTTGGTACGGTCACTGGCGCCAACTATGGCCGCCTGATGCGCGAAGGCTTCAGCGGCTTTGATCCGATCGGTGCGCTGGAGGCCATGGCCAAGCAGCGCACGGCAGAGGCCCGCGGTGCCGCGCTGCGCGTGGACGACTTGCTGCCGCCTTCGCCCGAGGCGGCCAAGGAAGCCGGGATCAAGGAAATCGACGTGCTGGGCGCCACCGAGTACTACCGCAGCGACCGCGGCCGCGCACCCAACGGCCTCAACCGCGCGCTGTTCTCGCATCAGGCCGTCGCCATCGGCTGGGATGCCTTCCACCTCTGCGAAACCTTGCTGACGCAGCCGCTGATGGTGGTGGTTGGCGATCAGGTCGGTGCGTTCGGAGCCTACCGCGACGGCTGTGAAATCATCGGCCGTGCCGCCTCGAAGAAGAAGGAACTGGTGGTCGTCGAAGGCTGGTCGCATTACGACCTCTACGACAAGCCTGAGCCGGTCGGCCAGGCGCTGGCCAAGCTGATTCCCTTCTACAAGGAAAACCTGTAG
- a CDS encoding MBL fold metallo-hydrolase, with the protein MQPIVLGRLEIQKVVEMETSLPIEVLFPGVTAGDLSQLKGWYWDDVLSLDPAQAGCGLSMHSYLVRFSGKTILIDSCNGNDKDRSTEAFHRLNTPWLDRLRKLGIAPEDVDMVMCTHLHVDHVGWNTRLDNGRWVPTFPNARYVMNRRDVDHISSPSTHAMIREPWLDSISPVIDAGQADLVDGDEVILGKVGDGMWLRPAYGHSPGSCMIHACCGGSPAVFSGDVVHHPVQLIRPDLHFVYDWNGDLAEQVRIALLEEIAGTDTMLFPAHFRYGSGGHVERDGDKYRFRFTQV; encoded by the coding sequence ATGCAGCCCATTGTGCTTGGCAGGTTGGAGATTCAGAAGGTTGTCGAGATGGAAACGAGCCTTCCGATCGAAGTGCTGTTTCCGGGCGTCACTGCAGGCGACCTTTCCCAGCTGAAGGGCTGGTACTGGGACGATGTGCTTTCGCTCGATCCGGCTCAAGCGGGGTGCGGCCTGAGCATGCACAGTTACCTCGTACGTTTCAGCGGAAAGACGATCCTGATCGACAGCTGCAACGGGAACGACAAGGATCGCTCGACCGAAGCCTTTCATCGGCTGAATACGCCATGGCTCGACAGGCTGCGGAAACTCGGCATTGCGCCGGAAGATGTCGACATGGTCATGTGCACGCACCTGCACGTGGATCATGTCGGCTGGAACACGCGCCTCGACAACGGGCGCTGGGTACCGACTTTCCCGAATGCGCGCTATGTCATGAACAGGCGCGATGTCGACCATATCAGTTCGCCGAGCACCCATGCGATGATTCGCGAGCCGTGGCTCGATTCCATCTCGCCGGTGATCGATGCCGGGCAGGCCGATCTCGTCGACGGAGACGAGGTCATTCTCGGGAAGGTGGGTGACGGCATGTGGCTGCGGCCGGCGTATGGCCACTCGCCCGGCAGCTGCATGATCCACGCTTGCTGCGGTGGTTCGCCGGCGGTATTTTCTGGCGACGTGGTGCACCATCCAGTTCAGCTGATCCGCCCGGATCTTCATTTCGTGTACGACTGGAACGGCGATCTGGCGGAACAGGTGCGCATCGCGCTGCTCGAGGAAATTGCCGGAACCGATACGATGCTGTTTCCGGCCCATTTCAGATATGGATCGGGCGGGCATGTCGAGCGGGACGGCGACAAGTATCGCTTTCGCTTCACCCAGGTCTGA
- a CDS encoding LysR family transcriptional regulator codes for MSTFNRLHLIRQVDLFTLKLFVSAVEEQQIGLAAIRENIAASTATKRIQDLEDIAGVKLLERGPKGVSPSPAGAVLLRYIRKIFDDLDDMRSEIASFTDGMQGELTIASARSIIVPFLSREVGEFSREYPLVELVMQELENAEIVQAVVRGEADVGVFAATHELDLGGVDVTPYREDRLIAVVPKGHRLSEQASVTFKDLLPENVIAVTAMLGAVRAATRRLGEEYKPRYSVRSAGVAVSLVQAGLGVTIQPECLVSHELFSRVAVLELAEPWALRRIHIATARGRDQNPIVRALIKQLLDRPRD; via the coding sequence ATGAGTACATTCAACCGATTGCACCTGATTCGTCAGGTGGATTTGTTTACGCTGAAGCTGTTCGTGTCGGCGGTTGAGGAGCAGCAGATCGGCCTGGCCGCGATCCGGGAGAACATCGCCGCATCCACTGCAACCAAGCGTATTCAGGATCTCGAAGATATTGCCGGCGTAAAACTTCTCGAACGAGGCCCGAAAGGCGTCTCGCCCAGCCCGGCCGGTGCAGTACTCCTGCGCTATATCCGCAAGATTTTCGACGATCTGGACGATATGCGATCCGAGATCGCGTCGTTCACCGACGGCATGCAGGGCGAGCTGACGATCGCATCCGCACGGTCGATCATCGTTCCGTTTCTATCGCGCGAAGTAGGCGAGTTCAGTCGGGAATACCCGCTTGTCGAACTTGTGATGCAGGAGCTCGAAAACGCTGAAATCGTGCAGGCCGTTGTTCGGGGCGAAGCCGATGTCGGGGTGTTCGCCGCGACACACGAGCTGGATCTCGGCGGTGTCGATGTCACGCCGTACCGGGAAGACAGGCTGATTGCCGTCGTCCCGAAGGGGCATCGCCTGAGCGAGCAGGCCAGCGTGACCTTCAAGGATCTCCTGCCCGAGAATGTCATCGCCGTCACGGCGATGCTGGGGGCGGTACGTGCGGCCACGCGGCGGCTGGGCGAAGAGTACAAGCCGCGCTACAGCGTCCGGAGCGCGGGTGTCGCAGTCAGCCTGGTGCAGGCCGGGTTAGGCGTCACCATTCAACCGGAATGCCTCGTCAGTCATGAACTGTTCAGCCGGGTTGCCGTGCTGGAATTGGCCGAACCATGGGCGTTGCGACGCATTCATATCGCCACGGCGCGCGGCCGAGACCAGAATCCGATTGTGCGTGCACTGATCAAGCAACTGCTGGACCGGCCTCGCGACTGA